From the genome of Nocardia mangyaensis:
TCGATACCTCACGGGCCCCGATTTGAAGAGCGTCGCCGCGATGGTGCATACTGTTCGGGTTGCCTTGCACAGGATCGTGCTTCCTCCGCGGAGGAGCTCGGATCGAGCGAGGCGAGCAGTACCTAGTTTGTATCTCGCCGGTTTTCCGGCGCGGATACGTCCGGGACCACATTCGTGGCCGATGGTGAGTACGTGGCCAGGGCTGGAGAATGAGCGAAAAGGCGACACGCCCGACCGCGTGGACCGGAGAACCATGACAGATGAACAGCGGCGAAGACTGGGCAGTGCCCGGTGGCGTTCTGGCGTCTTTCGTGTGTTCGGGCTGTGCAAATGAGGGTGGTGCAGGAGCCAGCTCCTGTGACCACGAAGGAAAGCGGAGAAAAGGACACTTAGCGTGGCGGGACAAAAGATCCGCATCAGGCTCAAGGCCTATGACCACGAGGCGATCGACGCGTCTGCGCGCAAGATCGTGGAGACGGTGACCCGCACTGGCGCCCGCGTGGTCGGGCCTGTGCCGTTGCCCACCGAGAAGAACGTGTACTGCGTCATCCGTTCGCCGCACAAGTACAAGGACTCGCGCGAACACTTCGAGATGCGTACACACAAGCGCCTCATCGACATCCTCGACCCGACGCCGAAGACGGTTGACGCGCTGATGCGCATCGACCTGCCGGCCAGCGTCGACGTCAACATTCAGTGACGGGGACTCGAGATATGACTGACAACAAGAACCGGCCCGCAGCCGGCATCCTGGGCACCAAGCTCGGCATGACCCAGGTCTTCGACGAGAAGAACCGCGTCGTCCCGGTCACCGTCATCAAGGCGGGCCCGAACGTGGTCACCCAGATCCGCACCGTGGAGCGCGACGGCTACTCGGCCGTTCAGATCGCTTTCGGCGCCATCGACCCGCGCAAGGTGAACAAGCCGACTTCCGGCCAGTTCGCCAAGGCCGGTGTCACTCCGCGTCGCCACGTCACCGAGATCCGCGTCGCGGACGCCTCCACCTTCGAGATCGGCCAGGAGCTTTCCGCCGATGTCTTCGAAGAGGGCACCTACGTCGACGTGACCGGAATCAGCAAGGGCAAGGGCTTCGCCGGCACCATGAAGCGTCACGGCTTCAAGGGCCAGGGCGCCTCGCACGGTGCGCAGGCTGTGCACCGTCGCCCGGGTTCCATCGGTGGCTGCGCCACTCCCGGCCGCGTGTTCAAGGGCATGCGTATGTCGGGCCGTATGGGTAACGACCGCGTCACCACGCAGAACCTCTCGGTTCACAAGGTCGACGCCGAGAACGGCCTGCTCCTGGTCAAGGGCGCGATCCCTGGCCGCAAGGGCAACGTCGTGATCGTCAAGAGCGCCGTGAAGGGTGGTGCGCACGCATGACCAGCTCCGCAGTAAGCACGGAGAAGAAGGCCGCAAATCTCACGCTGACCGTCAAGGCCGCGGGCGGCAAGACCGAAGGCACCGTCGAGCTCCCCGCGGAGATCTTCGACGTGACCGCCAACGTCTCGCTGATGCACCAGGTCGTCGTCGCTCAGCTCGCCGCCGCGCGCCAGGGCACCCACTCCACGAAGACTCGTGGTGAGGTCCGTGGTGGTGGCAAGAAGCCGTACCGGCAGAAGGGCACCGGCCGCGCCCGTCAGGGTTCGACCCGTGCGCCGCAGTTCGCCGGTGGTGGCACCGTCCACGGCCCGCAGCCGCGCGACTACAGCCAGCGGACCCCCAAGAAGATGAAGGCCGCCGCCCTGCGCGGTGCCCTCTCCGACCGGGCCCGCAACGAGCGCATCCACGTGATCACCGAACTGGTCGCGGGTCAGACCCCGTCGACCAAGTCCGCCAAGGACTTCCTGGCCGAGCTTTCGGACCGCAAGAAGTTCCTGGTCGTGGTCGGTCGCGAGGACGTCGCCGCGTGGAAGAGCGTGGCGAACCTGCAGAACGTGCTGCCGATCGCCCCGGATCAGCTCAACACCTACGACGTCCTCAACAGCGACGAACTGGTGTTCAGCGTCGAGGCCCTGAACGCCTTCGTTCACGGTCCCGCCGAGGCGGCCCAGGAGGAGAGCAAGTGAGCACCATCGCCGACCCCCGCGACATCCTGCTCGCACCGGTCATCTCGGAGAAGTCCTACGGACTGATCGAGGAAGGCACCTACACCTTCCTGGTGCACCCGGATTCGAACAAGACGCAGATCAAGATTGCCGTCGAGAAGGTCTTCGGCGTCAAGGTGACCAGCGTCAACACCGCCAACCGTCAGGGCAAGCGCAAGCGGACCCGCTTCGGTTACGGCAAGCGCAAGGACACCAAGCGCGCGCTCGTGACCATCTCGGCCGACAGCAAGCCCATCGAGATCTTCGGAGGACCGGTCGCGTAAGCGGCTGGCGATCCAGAAAGCAGAGAAGAACTCATGGCAATCCGTAAATACAAGCCGACTACGCCGGGCCGTCGTGGCTCCAGCGTCTCGGACTTCGCCGAGATCACCCGGTCGACGCCGGAGAAGTCGCTGCTGCGCCCGCTCACCAAGTCCGGTGGTCGTAACGCGCACGGTCGCATCACCACGCGTCACCGCGGTGGCGGTCACAAGCGTGCCTACCGCGTCATCGACTTCCGTCGACTGGACAAGGACGGCATCCCGGCCAAGGTCGCTCACATCGAGTACGACCCCAACCGCACCGCCAACATCGCACTGCTGCACTTCGCCGACGGCGAGAAGCGCTACATCATCGCGCCGAAGGGCATCAAGCAGGGCAGCCCGATCGAGTCCGGCCCCACGGCCGACATCAAGCCGGGTAACAACCTGCCGCTGCGCAACATCCCGACCGGTACCACGATCCACAACGTGGAGCTGCGTCCGGGCGGCGGCGCCAAGATGGCCCGTGCCGCAGGCATGAGCATCCAGCTGCTGGGCAAGGAAGGGCCGTACGCGACCCTGCGCATGCCCTCCGGTGAAATCCGCCGTGTCGACGTGCGCTGCCGCGCCACCGTCGGCGAGGTCGGCAACGCCGAGCAGTCCAACATCAACTGGGGCAAGGCCGGCCGTATGCGCTGGAAGGGCCGTCGTCCCACCGTCCGTGGTGTCGTCATGAACCCGGTCGACCACCCGCACGGTGGTGGTGAGGGCAAGACCTCCGGTGGTCGCCACCCGGTCTCCCCGTGGGGTCAGCCTGAGGGCCGCACCCGCAAGCCCAACCGCCCGAGCGACAAGCTCATCGTCCGCCGCCGCAAGACCGGCAAGAAGCGCTAAGGAGGAGGTAAGAAATGCCACGCAGCCTCAAGAAGGGCCCGTTCGTCGACGACCACCTCCTCGCGAAGGTGGACGTCCAGAACGAAAAGGGCACGAAGCAGGTCATCAAGACCTGGTCGCGTCGCTCGACCATCATCCCCGATTTCATCGGCCACACTTTCGCCGTCCACGACGGTCGCAAGCATGTCCCGGTGTTCATCTCGGACAACATGGTCGGCCACAAGCTTGGTGAGTTCGCGCCGACCAGGACGTTCAAGAGCCACGTCAAGGACGACCGGAAGAGCAAGCGGCGATGACTGAAACCATTCAGAACCCGACTGCACGCGCAACCGCCAAGCACGTTCGGGTCACCCCGATGAAGGCCCGTCGAGTCGTGGACCTGGTCCGCGGCAAGAGCGTCGAGGACGCGCTGGCGATCCTGCGGTTCGCACCGCAGGCTGCCAGCGAGCCCGTGGCCAAGGTCGTGGCTTCGGCCGCGGCGAACGCCGAGAACAACCTCGGCCTCAACCCGGCCACCCTGGTCATCTCGACTGCTTTTGTCGACGAGGGCGCCACCATGAAGCGTTTCCAGCCGCGGGCCCAGGGCCGCGCGTTCCGGATTCGCAAGCGCACCAGCCACATCACCATCGAGGTCGAGAGCGTGCCCACCACCGGCGCTGCCACTCGTAGCCGCCGGAAGGGAGGGGCAAAGTAAATGGGACAGAAAATCAATCCCCATGGCTTCCGCCTCGGTATCACCACCGACTGGAAGTCGCGTTGGTACGCGGACAAGCAGTACGCGGAATACGTGAAGGAAGACGTTCAGATCCGCAAGCTCCTCGCCACTGGCATGGAGCGGGCCGGCATCTCGAAGGTCGAGATCGAGCGCACCCGTGATCGCGTTCGTGTGGACATCCACACCGCGCGTCCCGGCATCGTGATCGGTCGCCGTGGCGCGGAGGCCGACCGCATCCGCGCCGAGCTGGAGAAGCTCACCAAGAAGCAGGTCCAGCTGAACATCCTCGAGGTCAAGAACCCCGAGTCGGATGCGCAGCTGGTTGCTCAGGGTGTTGCCGAGCAGCTCAGCAACCGTGTGGCGTTCCGTCGTGCGATGCGTAAGGCCATTCAGTCGGCCATGCGTTCGCCGAACGTCAAGGGCATCCGCGTGCAGTGCTCGGGCCGCCTCGGTGGCGCCGAAATGTCGCGCTCGGAGTTCTACCGTGAGGGTCGCGTCCCGCTGCACACGCTGCGCGCGGACATCGACTATGGCCTCTACGAGGCCAAGACCACCTTCGGTCGCATCGGTGTGAAGGTCTGGATCTACAAGGGTGACATCGTCGGTGGTCGTCGTGAGCTGACCGCCGCCGCTGCTGCTCCGGAGCGCCCGCGCCGCGAGCGTCCGAGCCGCCCGCGTCGTTCCGGCTCCACCGGTACCACCGCGACCAGCACCGAGGTCGGGCGCGCCGCCACCGCAGTGGCGGAGGCTCCGGCAGAGAGTCAGGAGGGCTGACGCATGCTGATGCCCCGTAGGGTCAAGCACCGCAAGCAGCACCACCCGAGTCGTTCCGGCATGTCCAAGGGCGGCACCGCGGTGGCGTTCGGTGAGTACGGCATCCAGGCTCTCGAGCCCGCCTACGTCACCAACCGTCAGATCGAGTCGGCGCGTATCGCGATGACCCGCCACATCAAGCGTGGCGGCAAGATCTGGATCAACATCTACCCCGACCGCCCGCTCACCAAGAAGCCTGCCGAGACCCGCATGGGTTCCGGTAAGGGTTCGCCGGAGTGGTGGGTCGCGAACGTGAAGCCCGGACGGGTCATGTTCGAGATGTCTTACCCGAACGAGGAGATCGCTCGCGAGGCCCTGCGCCGCGCGATGCACAAGCTCCCGATGAAGTGCAGGATCGTGACCAGGGAGGAGCAGTTCTGATGGCTACCGGAACACCGGCCGCAGAGCTCCGCGAGCTCAACGAAGAAGAGCTCGTGGCCCGCCTGCGTGAGTCGAAGGAAGAGCTGTTCAACCTGCGCTTCCAGATGGCGACGGGTCAGCTCGACAACAACCGTCGACTGCGCGTCGTTCGTCACGAGATCGCGCGCATCTACACGGTCATGCGTGAGCGCGAGCTCGGCCTGGCCACGGCACCCGCTGGCAAGGGAGATGCGGCATGAGCGAGAAGACCGAAGAGCGCAACAGCCGCAAGGTACGCAGTGGCTACGTTGTCTCGGACAAGATGAACAAGACGATCGTCGTCGAGCTGGAAGACCGTCACCGGCACAAGCTCTACGGCAAGATCATCCGCACCACCTCCAAGGTGAAGGCGCATGACGAGAACGAGATCGCCGGCGTCGGCGACCGCGTTCAGCTGATGGAGACCCGTCCGCTGTCGGCCACCAAGCGCTGGCGTCTGGTCGAGGTCCTGGAGAAGGCCAAGTAAGGTCCCTCCTCGATCCATCGAGATCGTGTACACGAAGGCCCGTTTCCCCTGGGAGACGGGCCTTCGTCGCACCGCCAGCGGGTTGATACCTGGCTGATACCATGGGCGCATGGCGATGACACTGCGGCTGAACGGAGACGACGACCGGCGGCTGACCGAGCTGGCTGAGCGACTCGGTCGGAGCAAACAGGACTTGGCTCAAGAGGCGATTCACATGTACGTCGCTCGGCAAGCAGAGGCGTTCGAGTCGATGATCGACTCGATCATGGACGAGCACGCGGAGCTGATGCGACGGCTCGCGTGATCTACCTCGATCTCGCCGAGGTCGTCGCCATTGCCCGTGCGGTGAACAAGACGCCGCACGCCGTAGCTGACATCGGTCTGCTGGCAGGCGCTGTCCAGCGGCCCAAGGCGACAGTGTTCGGTGAAGAGGCATACCCAGGGGTGTTTCTCAAGGCCGCCGCGCTCTTGCATTCGATTGCGCGAAATCACGCGCTGATCGACGGAAACAAGCGGACCGCGTTCGTTGCGAGTGTCGCCATGTTGCGACTGAACGGATACCGCGTTCGCCCACTGCCCGACGAGCAGGAGGCGCTGATGAACCGTATCGCGACCGGGGATGTGGACGTAGCCGAGATAGCGAAGAGCTTGGAGCTCTGGTCTGAGCGGAGTCCAGCCCTCCATCAGTAGAGGTGGTCGGGGTGCGGTGGAGGATCTGTCGAGCTTGGGCGCGGATCCCGGTGTCGTCGGCACATCGAGATCGTGCGCACGAAGGCCCGCTTCCCGTATCGGGAAGCGGGCCTTCGTCGTCAGGTCAGAAGTCGCGGGAGTAGACCGGGAACTGGCTTCCGAGCAGGAACGCAGCGGCGATGAGAGCCGCGGTACTCACCAGCAGCCCGATGTCGGCGGGGCCGACGCGCAGGCCCGCGAGACGGATTTCGCGGCCGAGCGCGTTTTCGCCCGCGAAGGTGAAGCCGCGGGTCTCCAGGGCTTCCACGGTGGTCCTGGTGCGTTTGGCGGTGTTGAGCATCATCGGATAGAAGCTGCGCACCAGCATCAACGAAAGATGGAGCAGCGAGCGCCAGCCCAGAAGGCCCCGGTGCGAGGGCGGCGCCGAGCGCAGGCGATAGCCATCGATGATGGTGTGGAACTCGTCCATCATGATCGGCAGCATGCGGTACCCGTAGCTGACGCCGAAACTGAGCAGGGGCGGGGCGTGCAGGCTGATCAGCGCATCGGAGAGTTTCTCCGGATCGAGGGAGACGAAGGCCGCCATGCTCGCCAGGGAGATGACGCCCAGCTTCAGCGTGAGCGTCAGCAGCGACATGATCGTGCGCAGATCGCCGTCGAACATCCAGGCCGCGGCGAACAGGTAGACGCTCTCCATGACCAGGCCGATGGTGAACAGCCCGAGGACCAGCGGCCCGACCCGGCTGAGCAGGACGGTCACCGCGGTGATGGTGAACAGCGCCGCGAGCGTCACGATATTGTGCGTCAGCCAGGGCACCACCGCGAACACCAGATACCAGCCGAGCACCACGCGTGCGTCCAGTCGCGACAGCAGCCCGCCGCGGGTGGCATAGGCGGTGCGCAGCAATTCGAGTTTGACCCACTCCACCGACAGCACATCGTGCTGCTTTCTGATCATTTCTCGGCTCCGATCAGGTCGGCCGGTGTGCACGCGGCGACGAGCGCGTCCACCGACAGCGGCGGCGGGTGGATGCCGAGTACCCGGCCGAGCAGGCTGATCTGCGGCGGGACCAGGCGTACCGCGTCGGTGAGTTCGGGGTCGTCGAACAGCGCGGCGGGGGTGGTGTCGGCGATGATGCGGCCGCCGTCGAGCACCAGCACCCGGGTAGCCCACTCGGCGACGAGTTGCATGTCGTGGGTGGCGGTCACCACGCACCGGATGTTCTCGGAGAGGGTGTCGAGCATGCCGGTGACATCGTGGCGGGTACCCACGTCCAGGCTGGACGTGGGTTCGTCGAGCAGCAGCAGCGTGGGACTCATGGCCAGGCCGATGCCCAGGGTGACCCGCCGTTGCTGCCCGCCGGACAGGGTGCGCCCGTCGCGGTCGGCGAGTTCGGTCAGCCGCAGCTGGTCGAGCACCCGCTCGACCAACGCGGCGGTCCCTGCTCGTTTGCGCTGGGTGGGGAACATTGAGATCTCTTCGCGCACAGAGTCTTTCAGGAACATCTGCTCGGGGTGCTGATAGAGGTAACACACCTGATCGGCGAGTTGGGCGGGCCGCACGGTGCGCGTGTCGATGCCGTTGACCTCGACGGTTCCGGTTCTGGGCACGATGAGTCCGGTGAGCAGCCGAAGCAGGGTCGACTTGCCCGCCCCGTTGGAACCGACCACCGCGATCCGTTCCCCTTCGCGCAGGCACACACTCACCTCGTCGAGCACGGTCGAGCGCGACCCGTGCACGTCGCGGTATCCGTGCCCGACCGCGGTGAGTGAAGCCACGACGGGGGCCGCCGCGGTGTCCTCGCTGGTTTCGGCGCGGACGGTGCGGGATTCCAGAGGGGTCGTGCCCGCCGCGACCAGGGCGTGGTGCGCCTCTTCGACGGTGAGCGGTGCCTCGGCGCCGGGCGCCAGCCGCGCGACGGCGGCGATGACCTGCGGTGCGGGGATGCCGTGCCCGGCCAATTCGCCGGTGCGCGAGAGTGCTTCGCGCACCGGCAGGTGCCAGTGCACGGTGCCGCCGGCCATGAGTACCACGCTGCGGGCGTACCTGGCGATGAACTCCGCGTGGTGTTCGATCACGACGATGGTCGTTCCGCGCTCGGCGTTGATCCGCGCCAGCATCCGGTAGGTTTCCTCGGCCCGCGCCGGGTCGAGCTCGGCGACCGGCTCGTCGACCACGATGACGGCCGGTTCCATCGCGAGCACGCCCGCCAGCGCCGTCAGATGCTGCTGCCCGCCGGACAGTTCCCAGATGTACCGGTCGGCGAGGTGGTCGATGCCGAGCAGTCGCATGGCGTCGTCAGCGCGGGCCGCGAAATCGCGCAGTCCGAAATTGAGCGGGCCGAAGCAGACGTCGTCGCGCACCGACGGGCGGACCAGCTGGTTTCCGAAGTCCTGGTAGACGTATCCGACGCGGTGCGAGAGCGCCGCGACCGAGGCGTCCAGGGTATCGACGCCGTCCACGGTGACCGTGCCGCTGAAGTCGCCGGACCAGAAGTGCGGGATCAGCCCATTGAACGCCTTGCACAGCGTGGTCTTGCCCGAGCCGTTGCTCCCGACGACGGCCACGAAGTCGCCGCTCTCGATGACCAGGTCCACGTCGGTGAGACTGGGCTGTTGGGCGCCGGGGTAGCGGAAGGACAGCCCCTCGACGTGAATGACATCCGGCACCGATCAGTCCTTCCGCTGTTGGCGGGACTCGCGTGCCACCGCCCGCGCGGCGAGCACGATGCCGCCGAACACGAGCAGGGCTGCCGCCACACCGATCCAGAGGAAGCCGGGTCCGTACTGGTCGAGGAAGTCCGGCTCCCAGACACCGAACTGCACGTCGGCGGCTTCCAGCAGCGCCAGGACCGCCGAGCCGAGCATCAGGAACACACCGAGGCCGATGAAGGCCGCGCTGGGCCGCGCCCGGTCGGCGAGCGGCTCGTTCGGATCCCTGGGGCGCATGCCCATCAGCGGCTCGATCTTGCCGTAGAGGCGGGCGGCCAGATACGCGGCCGGGATGGCGCCGAAGAGTACGCCGCTGATCAGCAGATCCGTGGTGAAGGCGAAGCCCTCCAGCAGCAGAATGGATTCCGGCAGGCCTTCCACGTACTCGGCGTCCTCGACACCGATCCAGACCTTGGCGACATCGACCATGCCGCCGATGCCCTTGTCGATCGTGACCGCGATGATGGCCGCGGTGGCCACCTGCCACTTGCGCCGGGGATCACGCACCAGCGAACCGGCGACGTACAGGCCGGTGGCGAGCTGGAGATAACCTTCCACCTCACCGATTCCGGAGAAGTTGCCCATCAGCAGATCGACGAAGACGATCTCGCCGAGGGGTGCGCCCAAGGCGGCGTAGAGCGGGTTGAACAGGCTGACCATGACGACCGGGACGAACGCCAGATAGGAGACCGACAGTTCGACAGGGCCGACCTTGAACTCGGGCAGTACCTCGGTGAGGATGTTGGCGAGCCCGAACAGGGTCATCGACAGGACGAACACCATCAGCTTCTGCGCTGAGGTCATGTCCTGGGGGCGGGGCAGGGTGCGGGAACGGGTGACGTTCATGGCTGATCTTCTCTACTGGTTGGTTGAGCCGAAGTTGTTCGTGGTCAGGGGGTTTCGTGGGCTGTGCGCAGCGCCTGGATTACCTCGGTGATGCTGTCGAGCAGCAGGTCGGGCTGGTCGTCGGCCAGTCCGTCGGCCAGCTCGTCGTCGGTGGGTGAGCCGCCACGCACGATGACGGCGGTGCCGACGCCGGCGGCGCGGGCCGAAGTCGCGTCGCGCCACGGCTTGTCACCGACGAACCAGCATTCGGCCGGGTCGAGGCCGAGCGCGGCGGTGGCGGCGAACACGAGCGTGGGATCGGGCTTGCGATAGCCGACTTCGTCGGAGTAGGCGAACGCGCCGATCAGGTCGAGGACACCGGCGTCGTGCAGGCGGGCTCGACCACTGCGACCGCAGATCGTGTTGGACACGATCGCCACCGGTAGCCCCGCGTCCCGGCACCAGGTGAGAAGTTCGGCGACTCCGTCGCGCAGCCGGAAGCTGCTCTTGGCCTGGGCGTAGCCGAAGGTGAGTTCGCTCGCCTCGGCCAGCAGCCAGTCCCGGGCTGTCCCCGGCAGGTGGGGGCCGACGAATTCGCCCCAGAACTGTGCGGGGGTCACCTCGGGGCAGCGGTTGTCGACCTGCTCGGTGCGTTTGGCGGCCTGGTATGCCAGGTGCCCGTGCTCGAGCGCGTCGGCCATCAGCGCGTCGGGGACGGCATGTCCGGCGGTGCGCAGCCTGGCCGCGATGTCAGCGGCGAAGTCGGTGACCGCCTGCGGGGTCTTCGCGGAGTCGGTCAGGACGCCGCCCTGATCGAGCAGCAGCGCCTTCGGCATCCCGCGTCGCGCCGGAGTAGCCGGCCGCGGGGGCGAGATCGACGGCGCGGCCGGGTGACCGCCTGCGGCCGTGAGCAGCGGAAGGAGACCCTCCGGGGTGTCGAAGATCGCGTCAGGGCGGTCGAGAACCGCGAAGGGCGGGCTGTCGGTGTGCTTGCTGCGGGTGAGGACCACCGCGCCGACTCCTGCTCGGCGGCCGGACTGGACATCTCGATCCTGGGTGTCGCCGACGTACCAGCACTGCGCCGAGGTGACCCCGAGGGCCGCGGCGGCGCGGTGAATCATGTCCGGGTGTGGCTTGCGGATGCCGGCTTCGTCGGAGTAGAGCTGCACCGCGACGAATTCGGCGAGCCCGAACTCGCGCAGCAGAGTGCGATGGGCCAGACCCGAGTGCGCGTTGCTGACGATGCCGACGGGAATCGCGAGTGCCTGTGCGGTGCGGAGCAATTCGGGCACGCCGGGCCGCACCTGGTGATCGTTGAGTAGTGGATTGATCGCCGCCATGAGGCGCGTCGCGTCACCGGCGGCGGTCGCGCGCACCGGCTCGGGCTGATCGGCGAGCAGGAAGTCCTGCCACAGGGCGCGATGGGTCAGTTCCCGTGGCTCGCGGGTGCGGCTCATCGCGTGTTTCCAGTGCCGGAGTGCGGCCAGTCCCGCTGCCATCGAGGCGTGCAGGGAGTCGACATCGATCGTGTGGCCCGCGCGGCGCAGTTCGGTGTGTACCAGGACAGACGCGTCGCGCAAGCCCTCGGGCCGTTTGCGCGTTTCGAACACCACCCCGCCGAAGTCGAGCAGCAGCGCGGCGGGTCGCGTCCGCAGGGCTGACGAGACCGGTTCGATGTCGAACGCGGTGGCGGTACAGGGTGGGCCCGATGACATGGTGGTATCGCTCCTGGTGTGGTCGAGGACGGGGACTTGACCAGCGTGGGGTCGGGTCCTGAACACGAAGTGGGGATTCCATGGCCGGGGCGTGAACCGGCCTGGAACGTTCCAGTTTGTTCGGGTCGCCATTGCCAGGGGCGCTGCGTGGTGCCGCGCTGTCGGCCGCGAAGATGGGGGACATGAGCACCCGCCGATCGCGACGTCCGACGATTATCGACGTGGCCGCGCGGGCCGGCGTCTCCAAATCACTGGTCTCTCTTGCCCTGCGCGGCGACGAAGGGGTCAGCGACGCGACCCGCGCCCGGATCCGGCAGGCGGCCGACGAACTCGGCTACCGCTCCAATTCGCTGGCCCGCGCCCTGGTGCAGGGCCGGACCGGCCAGCTCGGCGTCATCGTCACCGACCTGCGCAACCCGTATCACACCGAGGTCGCGCTGGGCGTGGAGACCGCGGCCGAGGCCGCGGGTCTGGGCACCTTCCTGGCCAATGGACGCCGCGACCCGAACCGGCTG
Proteins encoded in this window:
- a CDS encoding cell division protein FtsQ, with the translated sequence MNVTRSRTLPRPQDMTSAQKLMVFVLSMTLFGLANILTEVLPEFKVGPVELSVSYLAFVPVVMVSLFNPLYAALGAPLGEIVFVDLLMGNFSGIGEVEGYLQLATGLYVAGSLVRDPRRKWQVATAAIIAVTIDKGIGGMVDVAKVWIGVEDAEYVEGLPESILLLEGFAFTTDLLISGVLFGAIPAAYLAARLYGKIEPLMGMRPRDPNEPLADRARPSAAFIGLGVFLMLGSAVLALLEAADVQFGVWEPDFLDQYGPGFLWIGVAAALLVFGGIVLAARAVARESRQQRKD
- a CDS encoding HAD family hydrolase, with protein sequence MSSGPPCTATAFDIEPVSSALRTRPAALLLDFGGVVFETRKRPEGLRDASVLVHTELRRAGHTIDVDSLHASMAAGLAALRHWKHAMSRTREPRELTHRALWQDFLLADQPEPVRATAAGDATRLMAAINPLLNDHQVRPGVPELLRTAQALAIPVGIVSNAHSGLAHRTLLREFGLAEFVAVQLYSDEAGIRKPHPDMIHRAAAALGVTSAQCWYVGDTQDRDVQSGRRAGVGAVVLTRSKHTDSPPFAVLDRPDAIFDTPEGLLPLLTAAGGHPAAPSISPPRPATPARRGMPKALLLDQGGVLTDSAKTPQAVTDFAADIAARLRTAGHAVPDALMADALEHGHLAYQAAKRTEQVDNRCPEVTPAQFWGEFVGPHLPGTARDWLLAEASELTFGYAQAKSSFRLRDGVAELLTWCRDAGLPVAIVSNTICGRSGRARLHDAGVLDLIGAFAYSDEVGYRKPDPTLVFAATAALGLDPAECWFVGDKPWRDATSARAAGVGTAVIVRGGSPTDDELADGLADDQPDLLLDSITEVIQALRTAHETP